A genomic region of Antennarius striatus isolate MH-2024 chromosome 16, ASM4005453v1, whole genome shotgun sequence contains the following coding sequences:
- the hsd17b1 gene encoding 17-beta-hydroxysteroid dehydrogenase type 1 isoform X2: MFKVYATMRNLAKKERLLESVKGLHRDTLDILQMDVTCRQSILDAKDRLAEKHVDILVCNAGVGLMGPLEGQSLDSMRRILEVNLLGTIQTIQAFLPDMKAQGKGRILVTGSTGGLHGLPFNEVYCASKFAIEGACESLAILLQHFNIHVSLIECGPVNTDFLVNLQKAEVGDASLQLVDTQTLNLYEKYLQHCGSVFQNAAQDTEDIVKVFLDAIRSPNPALRYFTSGVVPPLTKLKLNEPDGSQYISAMSKIIFSDEEQ, encoded by the exons ATGTTCAAAG TCTACGCCACCATGAGGAACCTGGCCAAGAAGGAGCGTCTTTTAGAGAGTGTCAAAGGTCTGCACAGGGACACCTTGGACATTCTCCAAATGGATGTGACCTGCCGGCAGTCCATCCTGGATGCCAAGGACAGGCTTGCAGAGAAACACGTGGATATTCTGG TGTGCAACGCCGGCGTGGGTTTGATGGGGCCGCTGGAGGGCCAGTCCCTGGACTCCATGAGGCGGATTTTGGAGGTCAATCTCCTAGGCACCATCCAGACCATTCAGGCTTTCCTGCCAGATATGAAAGCTCAGGGCAAGGGCCGAATCCTGGTCACGGGCAGCACCGGAGGGCTTCACG GCCTCCCTTTTAATGAGGTGTACTGCGCCAGCAAATTTGCGATAGAGGGAGCCTGTGAAAGTCTGGCTATCCTTTTGCAACACTTCAACATCCA CGTGAGTCTCATTGAATGCGGTCCCGTCAACACCGACTTCCTCGTCAacctgcaaaaagcagaggTTGGGGATGCGTCTCTTCAACTGGTCGATACCCAAACGCTCAACCTCTATGAAAAATACCTGCAGCACTGTGGATCCGTTTTCCAAAATGCGGCGCAGGACACTGAGGATATCGTAAAa GTATTTTTGGATGCCATCCGTTCACCCAACCCGGCACTCAGATACTTCACCAGTGGCGTGGTACCACCTCTCACCAAGCTGAAGTTGAACGAACCAGATGGCTCGCAGTACATCAGCGCAATGAGCAAAATAATTTTCTCTGATGAGGAACAGTAA
- the hsd17b1 gene encoding 17-beta-hydroxysteroid dehydrogenase type 1 isoform X1 yields the protein MRNLAKKERLLESVKGLHRDTLDILQMDVTCRQSILDAKDRLAEKHVDILVCNAGVGLMGPLEGQSLDSMRRILEVNLLGTIQTIQAFLPDMKAQGKGRILVTGSTGGLHGLPFNEVYCASKFAIEGACESLAILLQHFNIHVSLIECGPVNTDFLVNLQKAEVGDASLQLVDTQTLNLYEKYLQHCGSVFQNAAQDTEDIVKVFLDAIRSPNPALRYFTSGVVPPLTKLKLNEPDGSQYISAMSKIIFSDEEQ from the exons ATGAGGAACCTGGCCAAGAAGGAGCGTCTTTTAGAGAGTGTCAAAGGTCTGCACAGGGACACCTTGGACATTCTCCAAATGGATGTGACCTGCCGGCAGTCCATCCTGGATGCCAAGGACAGGCTTGCAGAGAAACACGTGGATATTCTGG TGTGCAACGCCGGCGTGGGTTTGATGGGGCCGCTGGAGGGCCAGTCCCTGGACTCCATGAGGCGGATTTTGGAGGTCAATCTCCTAGGCACCATCCAGACCATTCAGGCTTTCCTGCCAGATATGAAAGCTCAGGGCAAGGGCCGAATCCTGGTCACGGGCAGCACCGGAGGGCTTCACG GCCTCCCTTTTAATGAGGTGTACTGCGCCAGCAAATTTGCGATAGAGGGAGCCTGTGAAAGTCTGGCTATCCTTTTGCAACACTTCAACATCCA CGTGAGTCTCATTGAATGCGGTCCCGTCAACACCGACTTCCTCGTCAacctgcaaaaagcagaggTTGGGGATGCGTCTCTTCAACTGGTCGATACCCAAACGCTCAACCTCTATGAAAAATACCTGCAGCACTGTGGATCCGTTTTCCAAAATGCGGCGCAGGACACTGAGGATATCGTAAAa GTATTTTTGGATGCCATCCGTTCACCCAACCCGGCACTCAGATACTTCACCAGTGGCGTGGTACCACCTCTCACCAAGCTGAAGTTGAACGAACCAGATGGCTCGCAGTACATCAGCGCAATGAGCAAAATAATTTTCTCTGATGAGGAACAGTAA